The Caulifigura coniformis genome includes a region encoding these proteins:
- a CDS encoding DUF7133 domain-containing protein, with amino-acid sequence MPSILRYAATGVLIVVSISASVAWPAPVVVETPALSPDEQKTKFKLPPGFEIQLVASEPDIGKPMNLSFDARGRLWVTHSLEYPFPTAGEGVQPRDLNQDQITDHAPRDHLSYFESIGPDGRGKGLVHFAEGLNIPIGQIPLVDSHQETAALGYSIPSLRLYQRSSETGLAETSQVLFTGFGNVDTHGMCNSFTRAFDGWVYACHGFRNTSHIARPGGDPLLSLNSGNTIRFRPDGSDLEQFTKGQVNPFGMTFDTWGNLYNADCHSMPVTQLIRGATYQSFGKPDEGLGFGPNMIDHNHGSTGICGVAWYDAPQFPEEFRDCLYICNPVNGQVHRDKLVWTGASPKVSSQPEFITCDDGWFRPVDVKLGPDGALYIADFYNAIIGHYEAPLQHPLRDRTHARIWRVVYTGDKGGAAPGELADLTTRSDAELAAALGDPNFALRTLATNLLVDRYSPPISRIAGERPDVDREPVLKELEGVLQGGPSRADHVVHAAWAWARLLPPSRAGAADLLSALARHQEPIVRAHVARIAGATEQPQLVELRGPLLAALLKDSDPRVRRTAVESLALHPDATTLPLLLDTYVSTEEGDSHLQYAIRVALRARLLKDGTSAEELAAMAAPRQYVLAGVAPAVNPMSASQAEWLRDLVIRTAASESEGPQGEWRQWIKPAARYSEGAEFVTLQGALVKASGDNLSDHLANARAALSGRQAGGLAVPPTLTVWAERLALQFLAEASAYRDQWTYLPLPGARPAKSPFGMQPRAREGKRGRTPLLSSFPGGEQATGINRSAPFEILPKFSFWLAGHNGRPPGADSRQNLVRLVDARTGECLREAFPPRNDVAQLVEWDLSEFAGRSGAIEIVDAHTGDAFAWIAAGRFSRDQLNPPAQDSGATAVGLIKDFRLASLVPRLDPLLLSENRSLRTHAATALVALEPDARTSTLLLWADDSDLPASLQSRLWEAVRTRDAASVVATLRDLLIGAATDRQRKVAESLVSDRAGADLLLSLAEEGRLSLVLLQQPGLKFRLAALNAPELTARAEELTKSLPAPDLALALLIAKRKSDFDPGKCSTDNGKAAFTKRCAVCHQIGTEGAKVGPQLDGVGIRGVDRLLEDILDPNRNVDAAFRSSAIALSDGRILTGLKRGEDGADLIFANSEGKEFRIPSADIDEMKLSPTSLMPGNFGELIPPEEMADILAWLLTQRPAGK; translated from the coding sequence ATGCCCTCGATACTGCGGTATGCTGCCACGGGTGTCCTGATCGTGGTCTCCATCTCGGCCTCGGTTGCCTGGCCGGCGCCTGTTGTCGTGGAGACGCCGGCCCTCTCGCCGGACGAACAGAAGACGAAGTTCAAGCTCCCGCCGGGGTTCGAGATCCAGCTCGTTGCGTCCGAGCCCGACATCGGCAAGCCGATGAATCTCAGCTTCGACGCCCGCGGGAGGCTGTGGGTCACGCATTCGCTCGAGTATCCGTTCCCCACGGCGGGCGAAGGCGTTCAGCCGCGCGACCTGAACCAGGACCAGATCACCGACCACGCACCGCGCGACCACCTGTCGTACTTCGAATCCATCGGCCCGGATGGCCGCGGGAAGGGACTCGTCCATTTCGCGGAAGGACTCAACATTCCCATCGGCCAGATTCCGCTGGTCGACAGCCACCAGGAAACGGCGGCCCTCGGCTACTCAATTCCGTCGCTCAGGCTTTATCAGCGTTCCTCTGAAACCGGCCTCGCGGAAACGTCGCAGGTACTCTTCACCGGGTTTGGCAACGTCGACACGCACGGGATGTGCAATTCGTTCACGCGGGCGTTCGACGGGTGGGTCTATGCCTGCCACGGATTCCGGAACACGTCGCACATTGCGCGTCCCGGCGGCGATCCGCTGCTGTCCCTCAACTCCGGCAACACGATCCGCTTCAGGCCGGACGGCTCCGATCTCGAGCAGTTCACGAAAGGGCAGGTCAACCCGTTCGGCATGACGTTCGACACCTGGGGAAACCTGTACAACGCCGACTGCCATTCGATGCCGGTCACGCAGCTGATTCGCGGCGCGACCTACCAGAGCTTCGGCAAACCGGACGAGGGCCTGGGCTTCGGCCCCAACATGATCGATCACAACCACGGCTCCACCGGAATCTGCGGAGTCGCGTGGTATGACGCGCCGCAGTTTCCCGAGGAGTTCCGGGACTGCCTGTATATCTGTAATCCGGTGAACGGGCAGGTCCACCGCGACAAGCTGGTGTGGACCGGGGCGAGCCCGAAGGTCTCCTCGCAGCCGGAGTTCATCACCTGCGACGACGGCTGGTTCCGGCCGGTGGATGTGAAGCTCGGACCGGATGGCGCGCTCTACATTGCCGATTTCTACAACGCGATCATCGGCCACTACGAAGCGCCACTGCAGCATCCATTGCGCGACCGCACGCACGCCCGCATCTGGCGCGTCGTCTACACGGGCGACAAAGGCGGGGCGGCGCCGGGCGAACTCGCCGACCTCACCACCCGCAGCGATGCGGAACTGGCCGCGGCGCTCGGGGATCCGAATTTCGCGCTGCGCACACTGGCGACCAACCTGCTCGTCGACCGCTACTCGCCTCCCATATCGCGGATCGCCGGTGAACGGCCGGACGTTGATCGTGAGCCGGTTCTCAAGGAGCTGGAAGGCGTCCTTCAGGGGGGCCCCTCCCGGGCCGACCATGTCGTCCATGCGGCGTGGGCCTGGGCGCGTCTGCTCCCGCCGTCTCGTGCAGGCGCGGCGGACCTTCTGTCGGCTCTCGCCCGGCATCAGGAACCGATCGTCCGGGCGCATGTCGCCCGGATTGCCGGGGCGACGGAACAGCCCCAGCTGGTCGAATTACGCGGCCCGCTGCTGGCTGCGTTGCTGAAGGACTCTGATCCGCGCGTCCGGCGGACAGCGGTCGAATCCTTGGCGCTTCATCCGGACGCCACCACGTTGCCGCTTCTTCTCGACACCTACGTCAGCACCGAGGAAGGCGATTCACATCTCCAGTATGCGATCCGGGTCGCCCTGCGGGCGCGGCTGCTGAAGGACGGCACTTCGGCCGAGGAACTCGCTGCGATGGCCGCGCCGCGGCAGTACGTGCTGGCGGGTGTTGCGCCGGCGGTGAACCCGATGTCCGCGTCGCAGGCGGAGTGGCTGCGAGATCTCGTGATTCGAACGGCCGCTTCCGAGTCGGAAGGCCCGCAGGGGGAGTGGCGGCAATGGATCAAGCCGGCGGCACGCTACAGCGAGGGGGCGGAGTTCGTCACCCTGCAGGGTGCTCTCGTGAAGGCGTCGGGCGACAATCTTTCAGACCACCTCGCGAACGCGCGGGCCGCTCTTTCAGGCCGGCAGGCGGGCGGACTGGCGGTTCCGCCGACATTGACCGTCTGGGCCGAACGACTGGCCCTGCAGTTCCTCGCGGAAGCGAGCGCCTACCGGGATCAATGGACGTACCTTCCGCTGCCCGGCGCCCGGCCTGCAAAATCGCCGTTCGGAATGCAGCCGCGGGCGCGTGAGGGCAAGCGCGGCCGCACGCCCCTGTTGTCGAGTTTTCCGGGAGGGGAGCAGGCGACCGGCATCAACCGCTCGGCCCCCTTCGAGATTCTCCCGAAGTTCAGTTTCTGGCTGGCGGGTCACAACGGGAGGCCGCCGGGGGCCGACTCCCGGCAGAACCTTGTCAGGCTGGTCGATGCCAGAACCGGAGAATGCCTCCGCGAGGCGTTTCCGCCGCGGAACGACGTGGCACAACTGGTCGAATGGGATCTCAGCGAGTTCGCCGGACGGTCTGGAGCCATCGAGATCGTCGATGCGCATACCGGCGACGCGTTCGCCTGGATCGCGGCCGGCCGGTTTTCCCGCGACCAGCTCAACCCGCCAGCCCAGGACTCCGGCGCGACGGCCGTCGGCCTGATCAAGGACTTCCGGCTGGCCAGCCTTGTGCCGCGCCTCGATCCCCTGTTGTTGAGCGAGAATCGATCACTCCGGACGCATGCGGCGACGGCGCTCGTCGCGCTCGAGCCCGACGCCCGCACCAGCACCCTGCTCCTCTGGGCCGATGACTCCGACCTTCCGGCCTCCCTTCAGTCGCGATTGTGGGAGGCGGTCCGGACGCGGGACGCCGCGTCCGTCGTGGCAACGCTTCGCGACTTGCTCATCGGGGCGGCCACCGACCGTCAGCGCAAAGTTGCCGAGAGCCTGGTGAGCGACCGCGCGGGGGCGGATCTGCTCCTCTCGCTGGCCGAAGAAGGCCGGCTGTCGCTCGTCCTGCTCCAGCAGCCGGGGCTCAAGTTCCGACTGGCCGCCCTGAACGCGCCCGAACTCACCGCGCGGGCCGAAGAACTGACGAAGTCGCTCCCGGCCCCCGACCTCGCGCTCGCTCTGCTGATCGCGAAGCGAAAGTCGGACTTCGATCCGGGCAAATGCTCGACGGACAACGGAAAGGCCGCCTTTACGAAGCGGTGTGCCGTCTGTCACCAGATCGGGACCGAGGGGGCGAAGGTCGGCCCGCAGCTGGATGGCGTCGGCATTCGAGGAGTCGACCGGCTTCTGGAAGACATTCTCGACCCGAACCGGAACGTCGATGCGGCGTTCCGGTCTTCTGCCATCGCCTTGAGCGACGGACGGATTCTCACTGGCCTGAAACGCGGAGAGGACGGGGCCGACCTGATCTTCGCCAACAGTGAAGGGAAGGAGTTCCGCATTCCGTCGGCCGACATCGACGAGATGAAGCTGTCGCCGACATCGCTCATGCCGGGCAACTTCGGCGAACTGATTCCGCCCGAAGAAATGGCCGACATCCTCGCGTGGCTTCTCACGCAGAGGCCCGCTGGGAAGTAG
- a CDS encoding class I SAM-dependent rRNA methyltransferase, with product MSTEPYSSRGPRSPRPPRGAKPAGPPRTGDRRPPRDDKSRETRGRDDRGHKDRRDDRGHDREQRPEKLPLSPTLLRQRVLDVLPTDPLPVIVVKAPSPHPWIYRKRLGSIGSNARHGDLVELQLIDGSHFGHGLFNPRAELSVRMLTRGDEFPTGQWWADRVQTAVDVRRKFLNLDKDASAYRLVHAEADGLPGVTIDKLGSIASLEAFSPGMYQRAEAIAKLAAQAAGCDHWIVRPGPATLEQEGFEGESFASPDCPPKTTIEEFGTKFEIDLRTAHKTGFFCDQRENRRRLAQWTQGKSVLDICCYTGGFGVQAMRLGKAAEVTGVDLDENAIKSARRNAQINKLDMRFVQADVFHYLRDMAATGRTFDIVVCDPPKFIRHRDERDAGRRKYYDLNRLASAVVAPGGLLLTCTCSGLMPADDFVRTVATAIPADRRASLLARTGAAADHPVALGCLDTEYLHAAWVRMGDPVT from the coding sequence ATGTCGACTGAACCCTATTCCTCACGCGGTCCTCGCAGCCCCCGGCCGCCACGCGGCGCCAAGCCAGCCGGCCCTCCGCGCACTGGCGACCGCCGCCCCCCCCGCGACGACAAGAGTCGTGAAACCCGCGGCCGCGATGACCGCGGCCACAAGGATCGCCGCGACGACCGCGGACACGATCGCGAGCAGCGCCCCGAAAAGCTCCCCCTTTCGCCGACACTCCTGCGACAGCGCGTCCTCGATGTGCTGCCGACTGATCCGCTGCCGGTCATCGTCGTGAAAGCGCCGTCTCCCCATCCCTGGATCTATCGCAAGCGACTCGGTTCGATCGGCTCGAATGCGCGGCATGGCGACCTCGTCGAACTGCAACTGATCGACGGATCCCACTTCGGGCACGGGCTGTTTAATCCGCGGGCCGAACTGTCCGTCCGGATGCTCACGCGCGGAGACGAGTTCCCGACCGGCCAGTGGTGGGCCGACCGTGTCCAGACGGCCGTCGACGTCCGCCGAAAGTTCCTGAATCTCGACAAGGATGCCTCGGCCTACCGGCTCGTCCATGCCGAGGCCGACGGATTGCCGGGAGTGACAATTGACAAACTCGGTTCCATTGCGAGCCTCGAAGCGTTCAGCCCCGGGATGTATCAGCGCGCCGAAGCGATCGCGAAGCTCGCGGCGCAGGCGGCAGGATGCGATCACTGGATCGTGAGGCCCGGCCCGGCGACTCTCGAACAGGAAGGCTTTGAAGGCGAATCGTTCGCGTCCCCCGATTGTCCGCCGAAGACGACGATCGAGGAGTTCGGCACGAAGTTCGAAATCGACCTGAGAACGGCCCACAAGACCGGCTTCTTCTGTGACCAGCGCGAGAATCGCCGCCGGCTCGCCCAGTGGACGCAGGGCAAATCCGTGCTCGATATCTGCTGCTACACCGGCGGCTTCGGCGTTCAGGCGATGAGGCTCGGCAAGGCCGCGGAAGTGACGGGCGTCGACCTGGACGAGAATGCCATCAAGTCCGCCCGCCGCAATGCGCAGATCAACAAGCTCGACATGCGGTTCGTGCAGGCGGATGTGTTCCACTACCTGCGGGACATGGCCGCCACGGGACGGACGTTCGACATCGTCGTCTGCGATCCACCGAAGTTCATCCGTCACCGAGATGAGCGCGACGCGGGACGCAGGAAGTACTACGACCTGAACCGCCTCGCCTCGGCCGTCGTCGCGCCCGGCGGGTTGCTCCTGACCTGCACCTGCTCGGGCCTCATGCCGGCCGATGATTTCGTGCGGACGGTGGCCACCGCCATTCCGGCCGATCGCCGTGCCTCACTCCTCGCGCGAACCGGGGCTGCGGCCGATCATCCGGTCGCTCTCGGCTGCCTCGACACCGAGTACCTGCACGCGGCCTGGGTGCGGATGGGTGATCCCGTCACGTAG